One stretch of Desulfovibrio sp. TomC DNA includes these proteins:
- a CDS encoding acyltransferase family protein has product MTETVKPAWRLGPAREPLDRDVSKRIDVLRIILIGLIVLAHGARGITVRIAGETAPGAAIMLDILNGHVDFVAVPLFFTISGFLFLRKFELSLAAYGEMLQKKFASVLVPYILFNVGLVAWFYCVGSIEMLGSWNFVLSEGLVAKTLGLGTTPINYPLWFLRDLLVVFLVSPIFLVFFKEAPGVGLVTFFCLWTGLSEGPYSYGGDMFAFYLGGYLARCRLPLAGVSWWQRAGTWIFCLLTIVLICSSSLGLTDEAVRQFLFKANLVFGIIAFWRFSAIACIRDSKVLARMGRHSFFVYLAHEPTISMLQTRLLAVWRPVGNVQQIVFYLGSGLTTIVGLWLLAELLSRFAPMVYNFATGARTRPGRAPGARVPAGSS; this is encoded by the coding sequence GTGACCGAAACCGTCAAACCGGCCTGGAGACTCGGGCCGGCCCGTGAACCCCTTGATCGCGACGTTTCCAAACGCATTGATGTGTTGCGTATCATCCTCATCGGCCTGATTGTCTTGGCCCACGGCGCACGCGGCATCACCGTGCGCATCGCAGGCGAAACCGCCCCGGGCGCGGCGATCATGCTCGACATCTTAAACGGCCATGTGGATTTTGTGGCTGTGCCGCTGTTTTTCACCATCTCGGGCTTCTTGTTTTTGCGCAAGTTCGAATTGTCATTGGCTGCCTACGGCGAAATGCTGCAAAAGAAATTCGCTTCGGTGCTCGTGCCCTACATTCTGTTCAATGTCGGCTTGGTTGCCTGGTTTTACTGCGTCGGCAGTATTGAGATGCTGGGGTCATGGAACTTCGTCCTCAGCGAGGGACTTGTCGCCAAGACCCTCGGTCTGGGCACCACGCCGATCAACTATCCCCTCTGGTTTTTGCGCGATCTCCTTGTGGTTTTTCTTGTGTCGCCGATCTTCCTGGTCTTTTTCAAGGAAGCTCCCGGTGTTGGTCTGGTGACGTTTTTTTGCCTCTGGACCGGCCTGTCGGAAGGGCCGTATTCCTACGGCGGCGACATGTTCGCCTTTTATCTTGGCGGCTATCTGGCCCGGTGCCGCCTGCCCCTGGCCGGGGTCAGCTGGTGGCAGCGAGCCGGGACCTGGATCTTTTGCCTGCTGACCATCGTTCTGATCTGCTCTTCCTCACTGGGCCTGACTGACGAAGCTGTGCGCCAGTTTCTGTTCAAAGCCAATCTTGTCTTCGGCATCATTGCCTTTTGGAGGTTCTCGGCCATTGCCTGCATCCGCGACAGCAAGGTGCTTGCGCGCATGGGTCGACACAGTTTTTTTGTTTATCTGGCTCACGAGCCGACCATTTCCATGTTGCAGACGCGCTTGCTTGCCGTCTGGCGACCGGTTGGCAATGTCCAGCAGATTGTTTTTTATTTGGGCAGCGGCCTGACCACCATTGTCGGCCTGTGGCTCTTGGCGGAACTGCTTTCCAGATTCGCGCCTATGGTCTACAACTTTGCCACCGGGGCCAGAACGCGGCCAGGACGTGCCCCGGGTGCCCGAGTTCCGGCTGGCAGCAGTTGA
- a CDS encoding response regulator — translation MLRILLAEDDVNHATLARQTLEDEGHCITAVADGKLALEAVVQETFDLVLLDMRLPELDGRELIGRIRAADTAVSRIPIVVVTGYGVRQHMDFFKHSDVRHYLAKPYDCDELASIIRSYDSH, via the coding sequence ATGCTGCGCATTCTGCTTGCCGAAGATGACGTCAACCATGCCACCCTGGCCCGCCAGACGCTGGAAGACGAAGGCCACTGCATCACCGCCGTTGCCGACGGAAAATTAGCCCTGGAAGCCGTTGTCCAGGAAACCTTCGACCTTGTCCTCCTTGATATGCGTCTGCCTGAACTTGACGGACGGGAGCTGATTGGCCGGATCAGAGCCGCCGACACCGCTGTCAGCCGTATCCCCATCGTGGTCGTTACGGGTTACGGCGTCAGGCAACACATGGATTTTTTTAAACATTCTGACGTTCGCCACTACCTCGCCAAGCCCTATGACTGCGACGAGCTGGCCTCGATTATCCGCAGTTACGACAGTCACTGA
- a CDS encoding ABC transporter ATP-binding protein, translating to MLRIEDLHVKIGDRQVLAGINLHIADNETFILFGPNGSGKTTLLMTLMGFGNYEITKGRILFRGHDITHAPIYERARLGIGMSFQRPPTIHGLKTRQMVRMCARDAEIDVDALARKVNMDEFLERDVNAGFSGGEIKRSELLQLMAQKPYLLLFDEPESGVDLENMKLIGHTVRDVLTGGIEPRPNSSMKQQRVLKRPVSGLIITHTGYILEYLNADRGQVLFNGHLCCEANPRNILDHISQYGYQECVRCLN from the coding sequence ATGCTTCGCATCGAAGATTTGCACGTGAAAATCGGCGACCGGCAAGTCCTGGCCGGCATCAATCTGCATATCGCCGACAACGAAACCTTCATTCTTTTTGGTCCCAACGGCTCGGGCAAGACGACCTTGCTCATGACGCTCATGGGCTTTGGCAACTACGAAATAACCAAGGGCCGTATCCTGTTTCGCGGCCATGACATCACCCACGCCCCGATCTATGAGCGGGCGCGCCTGGGTATTGGCATGTCGTTCCAGCGGCCGCCCACCATCCATGGCCTCAAAACCCGCCAGATGGTGCGCATGTGCGCCCGCGACGCCGAAATCGACGTGGACGCCCTGGCCCGAAAGGTCAATATGGACGAGTTTTTGGAGCGCGATGTCAATGCCGGCTTTTCCGGCGGCGAGATCAAGCGCTCGGAACTGCTCCAGCTTATGGCCCAAAAGCCCTATCTCCTGCTGTTTGACGAGCCGGAATCCGGCGTCGACCTGGAAAACATGAAGCTCATCGGCCATACCGTGCGCGATGTGCTGACCGGCGGCATCGAACCCCGGCCCAATTCCAGCATGAAGCAGCAGCGGGTGCTCAAGCGTCCCGTCTCCGGGCTGATCATCACCCACACCGGCTATATTCTCGAGTATTTAAACGCCGACCGGGGGCAGGTGCTTTTCAACGGCCACCTGTGCTGCGAGGCCAATCCCCGCAACATCCTGGATCACATCAGCCAGTACGGCTACCAGGAATGCGTGCGCTGCCTCAACTAG
- a CDS encoding SufB/SufD family protein, translating to MEKIDLNAFRFSGSTLGEIPDLRTMDAADKAEMLMSGIDVEERERAGTYLQVDHGRVHCKSLQKGVEVLDIKEALAKYDGLPDYFWTQVDKDKDEFTRSAAGDLHGGYFIRTQQGAKIAEPVQSCLFLKGDMIGQNVHNVIIVADDSELHIITGCSVAHGSKGAAHLGITEIFVGKNAKLTFTMIHNWAESTVVRPRTGGVVDEGGVFINNYVLLKPVKDLQSYPAIRLNGKGAVARFNSVIVAPKGSYVDTGSRIELNAPDTKGEIISRTIASGGTIIARGFIGGNAVPAKGHLECKGLILGGGVIHAIPELLGSVDGVELSHEAAVGKIAQEEIEYLMARGMDEEEATSTIVRGFLNVDIMGLPKELQDVIEATISESEKDMF from the coding sequence ATGGAAAAGATTGATCTGAACGCCTTCCGGTTTAGCGGCTCGACGCTTGGCGAAATTCCGGATCTGCGCACCATGGATGCGGCGGACAAGGCCGAAATGCTCATGTCCGGCATTGATGTCGAAGAACGCGAACGGGCCGGCACCTATCTGCAGGTGGACCACGGCCGGGTCCACTGCAAGAGCCTGCAAAAAGGCGTCGAGGTCCTGGACATCAAGGAAGCCCTGGCCAAATACGACGGGCTGCCGGACTATTTCTGGACCCAGGTGGACAAGGACAAGGATGAGTTCACCCGGTCCGCGGCCGGCGACCTGCACGGCGGGTACTTCATCCGCACCCAGCAAGGAGCCAAGATCGCCGAACCGGTGCAGTCGTGCCTGTTTCTCAAAGGCGACATGATCGGTCAAAACGTCCACAACGTCATTATTGTGGCCGACGATTCCGAGCTGCACATCATCACCGGTTGCTCGGTGGCCCATGGCTCCAAGGGCGCGGCCCACCTCGGCATCACCGAAATCTTTGTCGGCAAGAACGCCAAGCTCACCTTCACCATGATCCACAACTGGGCCGAGTCCACGGTTGTGCGGCCGCGTACCGGCGGCGTGGTGGATGAGGGCGGGGTTTTTATCAATAATTACGTGCTGCTCAAGCCGGTCAAGGATCTGCAGTCCTATCCGGCCATCCGGCTCAACGGCAAGGGGGCGGTGGCCCGCTTTAATTCCGTCATTGTCGCGCCCAAGGGGTCCTATGTGGACACCGGCAGCCGCATCGAACTCAATGCGCCCGATACCAAGGGCGAGATCATCTCCCGCACCATTGCCTCGGGCGGCACCATCATCGCCCGTGGATTTATCGGCGGCAATGCCGTGCCGGCCAAGGGCCATCTGGAGTGCAAGGGCCTCATCCTTGGCGGCGGCGTTATTCATGCCATTCCGGAACTGCTGGGCTCGGTCGACGGGGTGGAGTTGTCCCACGAAGCCGCTGTCGGCAAGATCGCCCAGGAAGAGATCGAATACCTCATGGCCAGGGGCATGGACGAAGAGGAAGCCACCTCCACCATCGTGCGCGGCTTTCTCAACGTGGACATCATGGGCCTGCCCAAAGAACTGCAGGATGTCATCGAGGCGACCATCAGCGAGTCCGAAAAGGACATGTTTTAG
- a CDS encoding DUF2087 domain-containing protein produces MSREPFPFQVDDIATLAKSLRARLVASEETPGHVELLNILAKSAGCRNFQHFRANAKAREQLAQLPTMPPPLQAPVDFVRVKRLLRHFDQAGRLIRWPAKHSEQQPCLWLLWSRIPGRRILNEREVNESLNAQHSFGDPALLRRQLCDSGLLVRTPDCREYRRVEGRPTPLGLELIRQLARSGAPQASPAAAS; encoded by the coding sequence ATGTCACGAGAGCCTTTTCCCTTTCAGGTAGATGACATAGCCACTCTGGCCAAGTCCTTGCGCGCTCGTCTGGTCGCGTCCGAGGAGACGCCGGGGCATGTGGAACTGCTCAACATTCTGGCCAAATCGGCCGGATGCCGCAATTTCCAGCACTTCCGGGCCAATGCCAAGGCCCGCGAACAGCTGGCCCAACTCCCGACCATGCCGCCGCCGTTGCAGGCGCCGGTTGATTTCGTGCGCGTCAAACGCCTTCTGCGCCACTTCGACCAAGCCGGTCGGCTCATCCGTTGGCCGGCCAAGCACAGCGAGCAGCAGCCGTGCCTGTGGCTCCTGTGGTCGCGGATTCCCGGGCGGCGCATCCTCAATGAGCGTGAGGTCAACGAGTCCTTAAATGCGCAGCACAGTTTCGGCGACCCGGCTTTGCTGCGTCGCCAGCTCTGCGACTCGGGCCTGCTGGTGCGGACCCCGGACTGTCGGGAGTACCGTCGGGTGGAAGGGCGGCCCACGCCGCTTGGGCTGGAACTGATCCGGCAGTTGGCCCGGTCGGGCGCGCCCCAGGCTTCCCCCGCTGCCGCGTCCTGA
- a CDS encoding NlpC/P60 family protein, with the protein MEKTSLTFCRTLALLTGMFLLIGHAAPMSSRAASAIPQEAVTADFPERDRLPQSPLPPEAWYGNSGLGSWGPKSAAYPPVAVPAGYDALAWKRARVAAVARRYSGLAYRHHHIPAYDPPGEGAGLDCSNFTSWVYNYALGLRFTSAITAQADGPKAPGRRLVPDEPWKVGDLLFITSRDGSRVSHVAVWLGDGQLIDSHKTGVAVRRYAGWYRDCLSHVRRVIE; encoded by the coding sequence ATGGAGAAAACCAGTCTGACTTTCTGCCGGACCCTGGCGCTGCTGACGGGTATGTTCCTGTTGATCGGCCATGCCGCCCCGATGTCGTCCCGGGCCGCATCGGCCATTCCCCAGGAGGCGGTGACCGCTGATTTCCCGGAACGTGACCGTCTGCCCCAGTCGCCCCTGCCGCCAGAGGCGTGGTACGGCAATTCCGGCCTGGGCAGTTGGGGACCAAAGTCGGCCGCCTATCCGCCAGTGGCCGTCCCGGCCGGGTATGATGCCCTGGCCTGGAAGCGGGCGCGGGTGGCCGCCGTTGCCCGCCGGTATAGCGGGCTGGCCTATCGCCACCACCACATCCCGGCCTACGACCCGCCGGGCGAGGGGGCGGGGCTGGACTGCTCCAACTTCACCTCCTGGGTCTACAACTACGCCCTGGGGCTGCGCTTCACCTCGGCCATCACCGCCCAGGCCGATGGTCCCAAGGCTCCGGGCCGGCGGCTGGTCCCTGATGAACCCTGGAAAGTGGGTGATCTGCTTTTTATCACCAGCCGCGATGGTTCGCGGGTCTCCCATGTGGCCGTGTGGCTGGGCGACGGGCAGCTGATTGATTCCCACAAGACCGGTGTGGCCGTGCGACGCTATGCAGGCTGGTACCGGGACTGTCTGTCCCATGTCCGGCGGGTGATCGAGTAG
- a CDS encoding pseudouridine synthase yields the protein MSASASLLRINKALAAAGVCSRRHADDLVAAGRVTVNGTTVTEQGLKIDPARDSLAVDGVAVVLAATDAAPLTVMHHKKAGVVTTANDPDGRPTVFDHLPEPWRDRRLFSVGRLDYYSEGLLLLTTDGELAFRLAHPRWHVPKRYQVAVRGRVTPQALDVMRNGMRLAEGELLAPVRTELVGRPSDDRFVLEMELTQGINRQIRRMCRDLGLTVLTLVRIAQGPLILGDLPPGQYRLLTPNETAALNRAVELDPQAPPQKPGFPPARSSGETAPPRPHQR from the coding sequence ATGAGCGCCTCAGCTTCTCTCTTGCGCATCAACAAGGCCCTGGCTGCCGCCGGGGTTTGTTCCCGCCGCCATGCCGACGATCTCGTTGCCGCTGGTCGGGTCACGGTCAACGGGACCACCGTCACCGAGCAAGGATTGAAGATCGATCCCGCCCGAGACAGCCTGGCTGTGGACGGCGTTGCCGTAGTCCTGGCCGCGACCGACGCCGCGCCGCTGACCGTCATGCACCACAAGAAAGCCGGCGTGGTGACCACAGCCAACGACCCCGATGGCCGGCCAACGGTTTTTGACCATCTGCCAGAACCCTGGCGCGACCGACGGCTTTTTTCCGTGGGCCGGCTTGACTACTATTCCGAAGGCCTGCTCCTGCTGACCACCGACGGCGAACTGGCCTTCCGGCTGGCCCATCCCCGTTGGCACGTACCCAAACGCTATCAGGTGGCGGTACGCGGTCGGGTGACGCCCCAGGCCCTGGACGTCATGCGCAACGGGATGCGTCTGGCCGAAGGGGAGTTGCTCGCCCCGGTGCGGACCGAATTGGTCGGTCGCCCGTCCGACGACCGTTTTGTCCTGGAAATGGAGCTGACCCAAGGAATCAACCGGCAGATCCGACGCATGTGCCGCGACCTTGGGCTCACTGTCCTTACCCTGGTGCGCATTGCCCAGGGGCCGCTTATTCTCGGTGATCTGCCGCCCGGCCAATACCGGCTGCTGACCCCCAACGAAACCGCCGCCCTGAACCGAGCCGTGGAGCTGGACCCCCAGGCCCCGCCCCAAAAGCCAGGCTTCCCCCCGGCCCGTTCGTCCGGGGAAACCGCCCCGCCCCGGCCCCACCAGCGCTAA
- a CDS encoding sensor histidine kinase — MPDETPSTFFLPAERLDPQSIERISRKIARSPSAVTLSLMPMAILIINDTRQIVYANARFVSLANMTDENEVIGLRIGEALGCEHADDMPGGCGTTRFCQYCGAAQAIVKSLGGDRGTQECSINRTTSTTLEALNLQVWAAPMVIEGHQLIINSILDIAHEKALRGFERIFFHDIINAVTGIKGIHDIMALDLPADYTAELDLLRRAIDDIQDIVETQRDFLAVETREYRESFSWIQTHEVLTYLAAYCQAFNHSGKRRLVVAPETAARTFFSDARIINRIMVNMIKNALEAAAPGECVTVGCDAIEGTIVFWVHNPAALSEETRMRIFEKGYSTKGEGRGFGTYSMRLFARQCLGADVTFTSSGNTGTRFELVVPV, encoded by the coding sequence ATGCCGGACGAAACGCCCTCCACCTTTTTTTTACCAGCCGAGCGTCTCGACCCCCAAAGCATCGAACGCATCTCCAGGAAAATCGCCCGATCCCCTTCGGCCGTCACCCTGTCGCTCATGCCAATGGCCATCCTCATCATCAATGACACCCGCCAGATCGTCTATGCCAATGCCCGCTTCGTTTCCCTGGCCAACATGACCGATGAAAACGAGGTCATCGGCCTTCGCATCGGCGAGGCCCTGGGCTGTGAACACGCTGACGATATGCCTGGAGGCTGCGGCACCACGCGGTTTTGCCAATACTGCGGCGCAGCCCAGGCCATCGTAAAAAGCCTGGGGGGCGACCGTGGAACGCAGGAATGTTCCATCAACCGTACCACCAGCACCACCCTTGAAGCGCTCAATCTGCAAGTGTGGGCCGCGCCCATGGTCATCGAAGGCCATCAGCTCATCATCAATTCCATTCTCGACATCGCCCATGAAAAAGCCCTGCGTGGCTTTGAACGCATCTTTTTCCACGATATCATCAATGCCGTCACCGGCATCAAAGGGATCCACGACATTATGGCCCTGGACCTGCCTGCGGACTATACCGCCGAGCTGGATTTGCTGCGGCGGGCCATCGACGACATCCAGGATATCGTTGAGACCCAGCGCGATTTCCTGGCCGTGGAGACCAGGGAATACCGGGAATCCTTTTCCTGGATACAAACCCATGAAGTCCTGACCTATCTTGCGGCCTATTGCCAGGCATTCAATCATAGCGGCAAACGACGTCTGGTCGTTGCTCCCGAGACGGCGGCCAGGACTTTTTTCTCAGACGCCCGCATCATCAACCGCATCATGGTCAACATGATCAAAAATGCGCTGGAAGCCGCGGCTCCGGGTGAATGCGTGACCGTAGGCTGCGACGCCATCGAGGGGACCATCGTTTTTTGGGTGCACAACCCGGCTGCATTGTCCGAGGAAACCCGAATGCGCATTTTTGAAAAAGGCTATTCCACCAAAGGCGAAGGGCGAGGATTTGGCACCTACAGCATGCGTCTTTTCGCCCGGCAATGCCTGGGAGCGGACGTGACCTTCACATCCTCCGGCAACACCGGCACACGCTTTGAACTTGTGGTTCCGGTGTAA
- the yedF gene encoding sulfurtransferase-like selenium metabolism protein YedF, which yields MDKSLDCRGLACPGPVLRCKECVEKDSPATLTVTVDNEAARENVARFLGMRGYNVTIAEAPDGLSILTAVAGGTVPDTASAPSVNPFECGCKTVAFITADTIGRGDETLGSRLMVNFLGTLPEMGDRLWRIVLVNGGVRLAVTGSPALDKLKALSDAGVSILVCGTCLDFYGILDKKEVGQTTNMLDVVTSLDVADKIIQI from the coding sequence ATGGATAAATCCCTTGACTGCCGGGGCCTCGCCTGCCCCGGTCCGGTCCTTCGCTGCAAGGAATGCGTCGAAAAAGACAGCCCGGCGACGCTGACCGTGACCGTCGATAATGAAGCGGCCCGGGAAAATGTCGCCCGATTCCTCGGGATGCGCGGCTACAACGTCACCATCGCCGAGGCCCCGGACGGCCTGTCCATACTGACAGCTGTTGCCGGGGGAACTGTCCCGGACACGGCCTCCGCACCCTCGGTCAACCCGTTCGAATGCGGCTGCAAAACCGTGGCCTTTATTACCGCCGACACCATCGGCCGGGGCGACGAGACCCTTGGTTCCAGACTCATGGTCAACTTTCTGGGCACTCTGCCGGAAATGGGTGATCGCCTGTGGCGTATTGTCCTGGTCAACGGCGGCGTCCGTTTGGCCGTAACCGGCAGTCCGGCCCTGGACAAACTCAAGGCGCTGTCTGATGCCGGAGTGTCGATTCTCGTCTGTGGCACCTGCCTGGACTTTTACGGCATTTTGGACAAGAAAGAGGTTGGCCAGACGACCAACATGCTCGATGTGGTCACAAGCCTCGATGTAGCAGACAAGATTATCCAAATTTAA
- a CDS encoding fused MFS/spermidine synthase: protein MPAMTPAPAASRSDRLVLIAVFLVSGASALLFETLWLHLAGLTFGVSIHASALVLSSFMGGLALGNALISRFGRDVTDPVRFYAAMELLVGLWGALLVVCFPMLSVWLGAMLHPALETPPLLNALRFAFSFLLFLLPATAMGVTLPLLVKALARRPGEFGKALGRLYGVNTLGACLGALLGEAVLIAPLGLVGTGLFAAGLNVLAAVGALTIAARFRDEPIREDAPAIPVPAPLTGRARRLLLAGFLAGGCFLALEVAWTRFLQLFVRSTSLAFAVMLSVILAGIGLGGMFAGWWLRREADGRRITAPLTLLVAAAALASFRLFEAISGVSIADYQALDWRYVALLSVTLMFPAAFFSGILFTTLAEAFHREVGDRARSAGLVAMANTLGAMAGPLLAGFVLIPAIGMEKSLFLLCLLYLLPAVLCAGDTPPWPSFRTNRFLQGAAAAFALFLALFPFGSMRDYLNRACLDFLKDGETLVKTVEGVAGTLQYLRKDYLGQPLYYRLVTDGYSMSSTDRSARRYMKLFGYFPEAVLPNPKSALLICFGTGSTASALVEDKRLEHIDIVDISRDVLAGSKVVYPQPGANPLDDPRVSAHVEDGRFYLLATRKKFDIITAEPPPPMMAGVVNLYSREYFALMRDRLNDGGMVTYWLPVFELSPGDAKAILKAFSEVFEHTSLWMGDNFNWMMVGVKNPKGPKPAVDFPTLWTAGPTADGLRQIALEKPAQLGALFMLDGKALADYLGDAKPLTDNYPKRLTGYPENPQVQQRDVATHYTLMDALASRDRFAQSAEADLLLPPPVKAEADAWFETQQIMNVFLNNMIPPPPPLPAVNYVLSGTDLTVLPLWLMKSDPKKVEIVEKALAAGMPPSAETEFQLGVKALGDRNYLRAEVKFKRAQELGYPSNLAPARVYTLCMAGMLSQAEDLARVAFNGAQASPSARTYMEWLAKTFGFTSPF from the coding sequence ATGCCAGCCATGACCCCTGCTCCCGCTGCCTCGCGCAGCGACCGTCTTGTCCTTATTGCCGTGTTCCTGGTTTCCGGAGCATCGGCGCTTCTTTTCGAAACCTTGTGGCTGCATCTGGCCGGGCTGACCTTTGGCGTCAGCATCCATGCCAGTGCCCTGGTGCTGTCAAGCTTCATGGGTGGACTGGCCCTTGGCAATGCGCTGATCTCCCGGTTTGGGCGCGACGTCACCGATCCGGTCCGCTTTTACGCGGCCATGGAACTGCTGGTCGGCCTGTGGGGCGCGCTGCTCGTCGTTTGCTTCCCCATGCTCTCGGTCTGGCTTGGGGCCATGCTCCATCCGGCCCTGGAGACGCCGCCGCTGCTCAACGCCCTGCGCTTTGCCTTCTCCTTCCTGCTCTTTCTGCTGCCGGCTACGGCCATGGGCGTGACCTTGCCCCTTCTGGTCAAAGCCCTGGCCCGCCGTCCCGGCGAATTCGGCAAGGCCCTTGGACGCCTCTACGGCGTCAACACACTGGGGGCCTGTCTTGGGGCGCTGCTCGGCGAGGCCGTGCTCATTGCGCCGCTTGGCCTGGTCGGCACCGGACTGTTTGCGGCCGGCCTCAATGTGCTGGCGGCGGTCGGCGCCTTGACCATTGCCGCGCGCTTTCGGGACGAACCGATCCGCGAGGATGCTCCAGCCATTCCCGTTCCCGCGCCGCTCACCGGCCGGGCCAGACGGCTCCTGCTCGCCGGATTCCTGGCCGGCGGCTGTTTCCTGGCTCTGGAAGTGGCCTGGACCCGGTTTTTACAACTCTTTGTGCGCTCAACCAGTCTGGCCTTTGCCGTCATGCTGTCGGTGATTTTGGCCGGGATCGGCCTGGGCGGCATGTTCGCCGGCTGGTGGCTGCGCCGGGAGGCGGACGGACGGCGCATTACCGCCCCCCTGACCTTGTTGGTGGCGGCGGCGGCACTGGCCTCATTCCGGCTCTTTGAAGCGATTTCAGGAGTGTCCATCGCCGATTATCAGGCCCTGGACTGGCGCTATGTGGCCCTGCTCTCGGTTACGCTCATGTTTCCGGCCGCCTTTTTCTCAGGCATCCTCTTTACGACCCTGGCCGAAGCCTTTCACCGCGAAGTGGGCGATCGGGCCCGTTCCGCCGGGCTGGTGGCCATGGCCAACACCCTGGGAGCCATGGCCGGGCCGCTTTTGGCCGGTTTTGTGCTGATCCCGGCCATCGGCATGGAGAAATCGCTGTTTCTCCTGTGCCTGCTCTACCTCCTGCCGGCCGTGTTGTGTGCCGGCGACACGCCGCCCTGGCCCTCATTCCGAACCAACCGTTTCCTTCAAGGAGCGGCAGCCGCTTTCGCCTTGTTCCTGGCCCTTTTTCCCTTTGGCTCCATGCGGGATTACCTGAACCGGGCCTGCCTGGACTTCCTCAAGGACGGCGAAACACTGGTCAAAACCGTTGAGGGCGTGGCCGGCACACTGCAGTACTTGCGCAAGGATTATCTCGGCCAGCCGCTGTATTACCGGCTGGTCACCGACGGCTATTCGATGTCTTCCACGGACCGTAGCGCGCGGCGTTATATGAAACTCTTCGGATATTTTCCCGAAGCCGTGCTGCCCAATCCCAAATCCGCGCTGCTCATCTGTTTCGGCACCGGCTCGACCGCCTCGGCCCTGGTCGAGGACAAGCGCCTGGAGCATATCGACATCGTGGACATTTCCCGCGACGTCCTGGCCGGCAGCAAGGTGGTCTATCCCCAGCCCGGCGCCAATCCCCTGGACGATCCCCGCGTCTCGGCCCATGTCGAGGACGGCCGATTCTACCTGCTGGCGACGCGCAAGAAATTCGACATCATTACCGCCGAACCGCCGCCGCCCATGATGGCCGGGGTGGTCAACCTCTACTCCCGCGAATACTTCGCCCTCATGCGGGATCGCTTAAACGACGGCGGCATGGTCACCTACTGGCTGCCGGTCTTCGAGCTGTCCCCTGGCGACGCCAAGGCCATTCTCAAGGCGTTTAGCGAGGTCTTCGAACATACGTCCCTGTGGATGGGCGACAACTTCAACTGGATGATGGTGGGGGTCAAAAACCCCAAAGGCCCCAAGCCGGCGGTTGACTTCCCGACCCTGTGGACGGCTGGTCCCACTGCCGACGGCCTGCGCCAGATCGCTCTTGAAAAACCGGCCCAGCTTGGCGCGCTTTTCATGCTCGACGGAAAAGCCCTGGCCGACTACCTCGGCGACGCCAAACCGCTGACCGACAACTATCCCAAACGCCTGACCGGCTACCCGGAAAATCCGCAAGTCCAGCAGCGCGACGTCGCCACCCACTACACCCTCATGGACGCACTGGCCTCGCGTGACCGCTTTGCCCAGTCGGCCGAAGCCGACCTGCTGTTGCCGCCGCCGGTCAAGGCCGAGGCAGACGCCTGGTTCGAGACCCAGCAGATCATGAACGTCTTCCTCAACAATATGATCCCGCCGCCGCCGCCGCTGCCTGCCGTCAACTATGTGCTCTCGGGAACGGATTTGACCGTGTTGCCCCTTTGGCTCATGAAATCCGACCCCAAAAAGGTCGAAATCGTGGAAAAGGCGCTGGCCGCCGGGATGCCGCCATCGGCCGAGACCGAGTTCCAACTTGGGGTCAAGGCCCTGGGCGATCGCAACTATCTGCGAGCCGAAGTCAAATTCAAGCGCGCCCAGGAGCTGGGCTACCCGAGCAATCTCGCTCCGGCCCGGGTCTACACCCTGTGCATGGCCGGGATGCTCTCCCAGGCCGAAGATCTGGCCCGGGTCGCCTTCAACGGGGCGCAAGCCAGCCCTTCGGCCCGGACCTACATGGAATGGCTGGCCAAGACATTTGGCTTTACCAGCCCGTTTTGA